Below is a window of Populus alba chromosome 2, ASM523922v2, whole genome shotgun sequence DNA.
ttagataTGGTTGcagagttaagaaaaaaaaaaagtttaatttccaTGTACAAAAAGCAACCAAAGGTATGTTTATCTCTGTATACTATAGTTGCTATGAGTTAATATATACGTGTGTGTTAAATCTTCAGCTACATGATggggatttcttttttttaataaataataattaaatataaactacgttaattataatttaaacttaaattattaaataaagaaatagatTCATATGCTAAGGATAATGAAAGCATAGCATTGAGAATCCTGCTTAAGAACTTTTAGATCTaaattagaaaatgaaaaaaaataatcatgatcaGAAcccattttgttttaattatgatctaatgctaattaaataaaatcacataATGTAATTAGGAATCCATGGGTTACTAATCAAATGCTCCCTGCAGGGCAAATAGCTATTGATTGTATGgaatttgatatcaatatgcttaattaattatcatttcatatCTTGATGGAAGTGCTTTTTCTTGAGTTGTTGTTGTTAGACAATATGATCATTAATTAACCGATTAAAAAGTAATCTCAAACTTGGCTTATACAGGGCACAAATCATCATGATATGGCTAGTGCTGGTTTAAATCACCATGGGAGGCTTAATGGAGACAATCTTCATGGATCTTGGCCACAGGAGATGATGGGGAGCCATGTCCATTACATGAACACTCAACATGCTGCTGATTCTGCAGTGGGATTTGCTGCTTACCCCAAATCCTGCAGTAGCATCAACAGCAATCCTGGTAACTTTCAAACACCAACGATGAACGGTCGCACACTCAACACAGTAGCTTGGGATGGTGATCATGGTGAGATTGGAAGTTCCTCTGGTTCATTTAGGAGAGGCTCTAGCCGCCAATGCAAAGGGACCTTTATTGACCATAATAAGAGGTGCAGTAACCGGAGTTGCAACACCG
It encodes the following:
- the LOC118032004 gene encoding GATA transcription factor 29, with product MESQWFDQATDQWNGGCDHQNNTENNVDLTLKLGLPDDHDDQPRFEQYLRSNGALKTHQPAILSFNAPFSQGTNHHDMASAGLNHHGRLNGDNLHGSWPQEMMGSHVHYMNTQHAADSAVGFAAYPKSCSSINSNPGNFQTPTMNGRTLNTVAWDGDHGEIGSSSGSFRRGSSRQCKGTFIDHNKRCSNRSCNTDDTPMWRTGPLGPKTLCNACGIKYRKEEEKRRAREAAKWTNGIWNV